Proteins encoded within one genomic window of Nitrospirota bacterium:
- the yajC gene encoding preprotein translocase subunit YajC, translating into MFSDIAYAMGGAPGAGAQPQGVGAMLTSFLPLVFIFAIFYFLLIRPQSKKAKEYKEVLDNLKKGDKVITSGGIHGIVEEIDGDVLTLKVGVKDDTKVKVSRNFIAGLREKE; encoded by the coding sequence TGGGAGGCGCGCCGGGAGCAGGGGCACAGCCGCAGGGTGTGGGCGCCATGCTGACATCTTTTCTGCCGTTAGTATTCATATTTGCCATATTTTATTTTCTTCTCATCAGGCCGCAGTCTAAAAAGGCAAAAGAGTATAAAGAGGTGCTTGACAACCTCAAGAAGGGCGACAAGGTCATAACCAGCGGCGGCATCCACGGCATCGTTGAGGAGATTGACGGTGATGTGCTGACGCTCAAGGTGGGTGTCAAGGACGATACAAAGGTCAAGGTCAGCAGGAATTTCATAGCAGGATTAAGGGAAAAGGAGTAA